One segment of uncultured Desulfovibrio sp. DNA contains the following:
- a CDS encoding GNAT family N-acetyltransferase has protein sequence MVTAAWRSRAYAIFTHSCSSGSRRKKGGASFFARRENTDVGFIFGGLAGDIYRGQQFSYAQDCHELSLGNLMQIEKIRWLCEEGVQRYDMGPLDGPKMQYKTHWTETAFPIRTWLIEKA, from the coding sequence TTGGTCACTGCGGCATGGCGGAGCCGGGCATATGCGATTTTTACGCATTCCTGCTCCAGCGGCTCGCGCCGGAAAAAGGGGGGCGCGTCATTTTTTGCCCGCCGTGAAAATACGGACGTGGGCTTTATTTTTGGCGGCCTGGCCGGGGATATCTATCGGGGGCAGCAGTTCAGCTATGCGCAGGATTGTCATGAACTCTCACTGGGCAACCTTATGCAGATTGAAAAAATCCGCTGGCTCTGCGAGGAAGGTGTGCAACGCTACGACATGGGGCCTCTTGATGGCCCCAAGATGCAATATAAGACGCACTGGACAGAAACGGCCTTTCCCATCAGGACATGGCTGATAGAAAAGGCCTGA
- a CDS encoding RidA family protein, with product MKTIIRKTPKTMYQPVGKYSHTTIIPAGMDTYVFSGQIGIRGDGAFPADFNDEVQQLFKNIKTLLDTEGLSGTDITKVNIWSVKEIDWDYFDSEWDKLFDSKHPSMTIAYVSALGLPEISIEIDIWAAKQPQG from the coding sequence ATGAAGACCATTATAAGAAAAACACCAAAGACCATGTATCAGCCTGTTGGAAAATATTCGCACACAACCATTATACCTGCTGGCATGGACACTTATGTGTTTTCAGGGCAAATCGGCATCAGGGGCGATGGCGCTTTTCCTGCGGATTTTAACGATGAAGTGCAGCAACTTTTTAAAAATATTAAAACATTGCTTGATACTGAGGGACTGTCTGGAACAGATATTACCAAGGTTAATATTTGGTCTGTGAAAGAAATCGACTGGGACTATTTCGACAGTGAGTGGGATAAGCTTTTTGATAGCAAACACCCATCGATGACGATTGCGTATGTATCGGCATTGGGTCTGCCGGAAATCAGCATAGAAATTGATATCTGGGCTGCAAAGCAACCCCAGGGATAA